One genomic region from Bradyrhizobium icense encodes:
- the phoU gene encoding phosphate signaling complex protein PhoU produces the protein MASEHTAKAFDSDLQELTRLVAEMGGLAERMITESVDALVRRDVELGKRVVATDVEIDRLQHLIEERAVLTIARRQPMAIDLREIVGAMRVATDLERIGDLAKNMGKRVAALENDFQPLKLMRGLEHMTDLVQSQVKSVLDAYAAHDLPAAMAVWKGDEEVDAICTSLFRELLTYMMEDPRNISFCIHLMFCAKNIERIGDHATNIAETVFYMIEGQQMLDKRPKGDMTTFATTVPNT, from the coding sequence ATGGCATCCGAACATACCGCCAAGGCGTTTGACAGCGATCTTCAGGAACTCACCCGTCTGGTCGCCGAGATGGGCGGCCTGGCTGAGCGCATGATCACCGAATCCGTCGACGCGCTGGTTCGCCGCGACGTTGAGCTCGGTAAGCGCGTCGTCGCTACCGACGTCGAGATCGACCGCCTGCAGCATCTGATCGAGGAGCGCGCGGTGCTGACCATCGCCCGCCGCCAGCCGATGGCGATCGATTTGCGCGAAATCGTCGGCGCGATGCGGGTCGCCACCGATCTGGAGCGGATCGGCGACCTCGCCAAGAACATGGGCAAGCGCGTCGCCGCGCTGGAGAACGATTTCCAGCCGCTGAAGTTGATGCGCGGCCTGGAACACATGACCGATCTGGTGCAGTCGCAGGTCAAGTCGGTGCTGGACGCCTATGCGGCGCACGATCTGCCGGCGGCGATGGCGGTGTGGAAAGGCGACGAGGAAGTCGATGCCATCTGCACCTCGCTGTTCCGCGAACTCCTGACCTACATGATGGAAGATCCGCGTAACATCTCGTTCTGCATCCACTTGATGTTCTGCGCCAAGAATATCGAGCGGATCGGCGATCACGCCACCAACATCGCCGAAACCGTGTTCTACATGATCGAGGGACAGCAGATGCTCGACAAGCGCCCGAAGGGCGACATGACGACGTTTGCCACGACCGTACCCAATACCTGA
- the pstB gene encoding phosphate ABC transporter ATP-binding protein PstB — protein sequence MTDISVSVSNASGPIPQTPLPEAAPKVTARGLNFYYGEHHALKNINLTLGTHRVTAFIGPSGCGKSTLLRIFNRMYDLYPGQRATGQLLLDQTNILDPKLDLNLLRARVGMVFQKPTPFPMTIYENIAFGIRLYEKISRSEMDGRVEKALRGGALWNEVKDKLNASGLSLSGGQQQRLCIARTVAVRPEVILFDEPCSALDPISTAKIEELIQELSEDYTIAIVTHNMQQAARVSDKTAFMYLGELVEFDDTNKIFTSPRDRRTQDYITGRFG from the coding sequence ATGACCGACATCTCCGTATCCGTGAGTAACGCGAGCGGGCCTATTCCCCAGACGCCACTGCCCGAGGCCGCACCAAAGGTGACTGCCCGTGGACTGAACTTCTACTATGGCGAACACCACGCGCTGAAGAACATCAACCTGACGCTCGGCACGCATCGCGTCACCGCCTTTATCGGCCCGTCCGGCTGTGGCAAATCCACATTGCTGCGGATATTCAACCGGATGTACGATCTCTATCCGGGTCAGCGCGCGACCGGTCAGCTCTTGCTGGACCAGACCAACATCCTCGACCCCAAGCTCGATCTCAATCTGCTGCGGGCCCGCGTTGGCATGGTGTTCCAGAAACCGACGCCGTTCCCGATGACGATCTATGAGAACATTGCCTTCGGCATCCGCCTCTACGAGAAGATATCGAGGTCCGAGATGGACGGCCGGGTCGAGAAGGCGTTGCGCGGCGGCGCGCTGTGGAACGAGGTCAAGGACAAGCTCAACGCTTCCGGCCTCTCGCTCTCCGGCGGCCAGCAGCAGCGGCTCTGCATCGCGCGCACCGTTGCGGTCAGGCCTGAGGTGATCCTGTTCGACGAACCCTGCTCGGCGCTCGACCCGATCTCGACCGCCAAGATCGAGGAGCTGATCCAGGAGCTATCGGAGGACTACACCATCGCCATCGTCACCCATAACATGCAGCAGGCGGCGCGCGTATCCGACAAGACCGCTTTCATGTATCTGGGCGAGCTGGTCGAATTTGACGATACCAACAAGATCTTCACCTCGCCGCGCGATCGACGTACCCAGGACTACATCACCGGCCGGTTCGGTTGA
- the pstA gene encoding phosphate ABC transporter permease PstA: MNPIYASRRRNDVIIRMLCLAAALFGVTWLALILFTLFYNGLAGLNLAVFAQDTPPPGSTDGGLRNAIIGSIIMTVIGVGIGAPLGLFAGTYLAEYGKHDKLTSVIRFINDILLSAPSIIIGLFIYGAIVVPMGGFSAFAGCLALAVIVIPVVVRTTEDMLGLVPNPLREAASALGLPRSLVIRRIAYRAARAGLITGVLLATARVAGETAPLLFTALSNQFFSLDLTKTMANLPVTINNFVQSPYVYWKQLAWSGALLITLTVLALNIGARILGAERKSK, encoded by the coding sequence ATGAACCCGATCTACGCATCGCGCCGCCGCAACGACGTCATCATCCGGATGCTGTGTCTCGCCGCGGCGCTGTTCGGCGTGACCTGGCTGGCGCTGATCCTGTTCACGCTGTTCTACAACGGCCTTGCCGGCCTCAATCTCGCTGTCTTCGCGCAGGACACGCCGCCGCCGGGATCGACCGACGGCGGCCTGCGTAACGCCATCATCGGCTCGATCATCATGACCGTGATCGGGGTCGGCATCGGCGCGCCGCTCGGCCTGTTCGCGGGAACCTATCTCGCCGAGTACGGCAAGCACGACAAGCTCACTTCGGTGATCCGCTTCATCAATGACATCCTCTTGAGCGCGCCGTCGATCATCATCGGTCTGTTCATCTACGGCGCCATCGTGGTGCCGATGGGCGGCTTCTCGGCCTTTGCCGGCTGCCTGGCGCTGGCCGTGATCGTGATCCCCGTGGTGGTGCGCACCACCGAGGACATGCTGGGACTGGTGCCCAATCCGCTGCGCGAGGCGGCGTCCGCGCTCGGCCTGCCGCGCTCGCTGGTGATCCGGCGGATCGCCTACCGCGCCGCGCGCGCCGGCCTGATCACCGGCGTCTTGCTCGCCACCGCCCGCGTCGCCGGTGAAACCGCGCCGCTGTTGTTCACCGCGCTCTCAAATCAGTTCTTCAGCCTGGACCTGACCAAGACGATGGCGAACCTGCCGGTCACCATCAACAACTTCGTCCAGAGCCCCTATGTCTACTGGAAGCAGCTCGCCTGGAGCGGGGCGCTTCTGATCACGCTCACCGTGTTGGCCCTGAATATTGGCGCGCGCATCCTTGGCGCCGAGAGGAAATCCAAATGA
- the pstC gene encoding phosphate ABC transporter permease subunit PstC has protein sequence MAEMAVESDVMEAAGPYDRARALSAFKLGDITFYWVTRACAISVLLILGGIIVSLIIGAWPAIQEYGAAFLWTQRWAPSADPPVLGALGPVYGTLITSVIAMAIAIPVGLGIAVFLTEICPLWLRRPIGLAIELLAGIPSIIYGMWGFFVLGPFLANTFQPFMINLFDGVPVLGTIFAGPPSYLSLFNASLILAIMVLPFITAISVDVFKTVPPVLKEAAYGVGCTTWEVVRNVVIPYTRVGVIGGIMLALGRALGETMAVTFIIGNSFKIQSSIFAPGTTISAAIASEFAESDGLHQSGLILLGLLLFVLTFCVLAAARLMLMRLEKKAGN, from the coding sequence GTGGCAGAGATGGCGGTTGAAAGCGACGTGATGGAAGCTGCCGGACCCTACGATCGCGCCAGGGCCCTCAGCGCTTTCAAGCTTGGCGATATCACTTTCTACTGGGTCACGCGCGCCTGCGCGATCTCGGTGCTCCTCATCCTGGGCGGTATCATCGTTTCGCTGATCATCGGCGCCTGGCCGGCGATCCAGGAATATGGCGCGGCCTTCCTCTGGACGCAGCGCTGGGCACCGTCGGCCGACCCGCCGGTACTGGGCGCGCTCGGCCCGGTCTACGGCACGCTGATCACCTCCGTGATCGCCATGGCGATCGCCATTCCGGTCGGGCTCGGCATCGCGGTGTTCCTCACCGAGATCTGCCCGCTCTGGCTGCGCCGTCCCATCGGCCTTGCAATCGAACTGCTCGCCGGAATCCCGTCGATCATCTACGGCATGTGGGGCTTCTTCGTGCTGGGCCCGTTCCTGGCGAATACCTTCCAGCCGTTCATGATCAACCTGTTCGACGGCGTCCCCGTGTTGGGCACGATCTTCGCAGGTCCGCCGTCCTATCTCAGCCTGTTCAACGCCTCGCTGATCCTCGCCATCATGGTGCTGCCCTTCATCACCGCGATCTCGGTCGACGTCTTCAAGACGGTGCCGCCGGTCTTGAAGGAGGCGGCTTACGGCGTCGGCTGCACCACCTGGGAAGTCGTCCGCAACGTCGTCATTCCCTATACGCGCGTCGGCGTAATCGGCGGCATCATGCTGGCGCTCGGCCGTGCGCTCGGCGAGACCATGGCGGTGACCTTCATCATCGGCAATTCGTTCAAGATCCAGTCCTCGATCTTCGCGCCGGGCACCACGATCTCGGCCGCGATCGCCTCCGAATTCGCCGAGAGCGACGGGTTACACCAGTCGGGCCTGATCCTGCTCGGGCTGCTGCTGTTCGTGCTGACCTTCTGCGTGCTCGCGGCCGCGCGGTTGATGCTGATGCGGCTGGAAAAGAAAGCGGGGAACTGA
- the pstS gene encoding phosphate ABC transporter substrate-binding protein PstS has product MNFVRTIVAAGLLAASTSAFAADITGAGATFPFPLYSKWADAYKKETGNGLNYQSIGSGAGIKQIVAKTVTFGASDMPLKPEQLEKEGMIQWPQAMGALVPVVNLEGIKPGELVFSGELLGDIYLGKVKKWDDPAIAKLNPKVKLPSEAITVVRRSDGSGTTFLWTDYLSKANAEWKTKAGSGTAVEWPTGVGAKGNEGVAGNVSQTKNSIGYVEYAYAKQNKLTYGAMINKAGKTVQPTIAAFQAAAGNADWAGAKNYYVILTDQPGEASWPITGATFILMHKAATDKAASQEALKFFKWAFEKGDKMAEELDYIPMPGSVVKQIEKTWTSEIKS; this is encoded by the coding sequence ATGAATTTCGTCAGGACAATCGTCGCTGCCGGCTTGCTCGCCGCATCGACCTCGGCCTTCGCCGCCGACATCACCGGCGCGGGCGCCACCTTCCCGTTCCCGCTCTATTCGAAGTGGGCCGACGCCTACAAGAAGGAGACTGGCAACGGTCTGAACTACCAGTCGATCGGCTCCGGCGCCGGCATCAAACAGATTGTGGCCAAGACCGTGACGTTCGGCGCCAGCGACATGCCGCTCAAGCCGGAGCAGCTTGAGAAGGAGGGCATGATCCAGTGGCCACAGGCGATGGGCGCCCTGGTGCCGGTCGTCAATCTCGAAGGCATCAAGCCGGGTGAACTGGTGTTCTCGGGCGAACTGCTCGGCGACATCTATCTCGGCAAGGTCAAGAAATGGGACGATCCCGCGATCGCCAAGCTCAATCCCAAAGTGAAACTGCCGAGCGAGGCCATCACAGTGGTTCGCCGCTCCGATGGATCGGGCACGACGTTCCTCTGGACCGACTATCTCTCCAAGGCGAATGCGGAATGGAAGACGAAAGCCGGCTCCGGCACCGCTGTCGAATGGCCGACGGGCGTTGGTGCCAAGGGCAACGAAGGCGTTGCCGGCAACGTCAGCCAGACCAAGAACTCGATCGGCTACGTCGAGTACGCCTACGCCAAGCAGAACAAGCTGACCTATGGCGCGATGATCAACAAGGCCGGCAAGACCGTGCAGCCGACCATCGCTGCGTTCCAGGCCGCAGCCGGCAACGCTGACTGGGCTGGTGCCAAGAACTACTATGTGATCCTGACCGACCAGCCGGGCGAGGCGTCCTGGCCGATCACGGGTGCGACCTTCATCCTGATGCACAAGGCAGCGACCGACAAGGCCGCGTCGCAGGAAGCCCTCAAGTTCTTCAAGTGGGCGTTCGAGAAGGGCGACAAGATGGCCGAAGAACTCGATTACATCCCGATGCCGGGCTCGGTCGTCAAGCAGATCGAGAAGACTTGGACCTCCGAGATCAAGAGCTGA
- a CDS encoding trypsin-like serine peptidase: MMQATQIFIAVGSWAILATATLVIATTGPPSVGDPQSIPANGEEAPQGTNVDPRRIVDARLPPYAAVGRFKGTMGCTAAIVLHPRIIVTAAHCVTHRDGSVKQSNLSFRLGYQAETALGDFQATVATIGSIQSFRRQSVHDASRDWAILVLDRAPAGVHPFLLSSYSVASLKSLEQQILMPSYSNDIGDAEVLSVDPACTVRDLVWHALIHDCKARYGSSGAPLLVRDRDGPWYAVVGIHTGSMFASDEDGHVAKFIGNRAIAASMFAEAVVALSRRLDADAVPDVGSAAY; the protein is encoded by the coding sequence ATGATGCAGGCTACGCAAATTTTCATAGCCGTCGGAAGTTGGGCGATTCTGGCAACCGCTACGCTAGTCATCGCGACCACCGGCCCGCCAAGCGTCGGCGATCCCCAATCAATCCCTGCCAACGGAGAGGAGGCGCCTCAGGGCACCAATGTTGATCCCCGCCGTATTGTCGATGCGCGGCTGCCGCCCTACGCAGCAGTTGGCAGGTTCAAAGGCACGATGGGCTGCACGGCCGCCATAGTTCTTCATCCGAGGATCATCGTCACTGCAGCTCACTGCGTCACTCACAGAGATGGCTCGGTCAAACAGTCCAACTTGTCTTTTCGGTTAGGCTATCAGGCGGAAACCGCTCTTGGCGATTTTCAAGCGACCGTAGCGACCATCGGATCGATACAGAGCTTCAGGCGACAATCCGTCCACGATGCCTCGCGAGATTGGGCGATTCTCGTTCTTGATCGGGCGCCGGCGGGCGTCCACCCGTTTCTCTTGAGCTCTTATTCCGTTGCAAGCCTGAAATCGCTCGAGCAGCAAATCCTGATGCCGAGTTACTCAAACGATATCGGCGATGCGGAGGTTCTAAGCGTCGATCCGGCGTGCACCGTTCGTGACTTGGTTTGGCACGCACTCATTCACGACTGCAAGGCACGGTACGGCTCATCTGGGGCTCCGCTGCTGGTACGAGATCGAGATGGACCTTGGTACGCAGTTGTCGGCATCCATACTGGCTCAATGTTCGCTAGTGACGAAGACGGCCACGTCGCGAAATTTATTGGAAATCGGGCCATCGCTGCCTCGATGTTCGCGGAGGCCGTGGTTGCGCTCTCGCGACGCCTGGATGCCGATGCTGTACCTGACGTCGGCTCGGCTGCATACTGA
- a CDS encoding multicopper oxidase family protein gives MHSHSGPAISRRALLIGGTVLATTTSLARVARAAPAEPNVIELTAAPGRAPIVGAPYPPTDVWCYGNRIPGPEIRVRQGERVRVVVRNQLPEDTTVHWHGIRLPNSMDGVPGLTQPPIKPGESFTYEFTPPDAGTFWYHPHADSLRQLGRGMAGAFIVEEPTAVSADRDLVWMLSDWRLTSEAQIAAGFGNAMEAAMSGRVGNTVTLNGAITDEVPVRAGERVRLRLVNSSLARIMSLRFEGHRPAIVAIDGQPCDPHEPERGRVVLGPAMRIDLMIDMQGEPGRRYRVIDDFYEGLSYWLTQLVYEDKPPLRAHHLEPSPSLPRNPLPEPDLAAAERRELRLQGGMMGGGGMMGMGGMQGMSHGASWAINGTSMTGDGHADMPPLLTLQLGRSYVLIIRNQTAWWHPMHLHGHSFRVMTRNGTAAPHRQWADTVLVPPKESVEVAFVADNPGDWMMHCHVTDHQVSGMMTVLRVV, from the coding sequence ATGCACTCTCATTCGGGTCCGGCGATCAGCCGCCGCGCACTCCTCATTGGCGGCACCGTGCTCGCTACGACAACCTCGTTGGCGCGTGTCGCACGCGCTGCACCGGCAGAACCGAACGTGATCGAGCTCACCGCCGCACCTGGTCGAGCACCGATCGTCGGCGCGCCTTATCCGCCCACGGATGTCTGGTGCTATGGGAATCGCATTCCCGGTCCGGAAATCCGGGTGCGCCAGGGCGAGCGCGTTCGCGTTGTCGTCCGGAACCAACTGCCGGAAGACACGACCGTGCATTGGCACGGCATCCGTCTACCGAATTCCATGGATGGCGTTCCTGGTCTCACGCAACCGCCGATCAAACCCGGCGAAAGCTTCACCTACGAATTCACGCCGCCCGATGCCGGGACGTTCTGGTACCACCCGCATGCTGACAGTCTGCGGCAACTCGGGCGGGGTATGGCGGGTGCCTTCATCGTCGAGGAGCCGACAGCGGTATCCGCTGATCGCGATCTTGTCTGGATGCTGTCGGACTGGCGCTTGACATCCGAAGCGCAAATCGCAGCCGGCTTTGGTAACGCGATGGAGGCGGCGATGTCGGGCCGCGTCGGCAACACGGTAACTCTCAATGGGGCCATAACAGACGAGGTGCCGGTGCGCGCGGGCGAGCGCGTACGACTGCGTCTCGTGAACAGTTCACTGGCGCGAATTATGTCGCTCCGTTTCGAGGGTCACCGTCCGGCGATCGTGGCGATCGACGGCCAGCCCTGCGATCCCCACGAGCCCGAACGCGGCCGTGTCGTGCTTGGTCCGGCGATGCGCATCGATCTCATGATCGACATGCAAGGCGAACCGGGACGGCGCTACCGGGTCATCGACGATTTTTACGAGGGGCTTTCCTACTGGCTCACGCAGCTCGTCTACGAAGACAAGCCACCGCTCCGCGCCCATCATCTCGAACCTTCGCCTTCCCTTCCGCGCAATCCTTTACCGGAACCGGATTTGGCCGCTGCGGAGCGCCGCGAATTGCGATTGCAAGGCGGCATGATGGGCGGCGGGGGCATGATGGGAATGGGCGGCATGCAGGGCATGTCGCACGGCGCGAGCTGGGCCATTAACGGCACGTCCATGACCGGCGATGGCCACGCGGACATGCCGCCGCTGCTGACGCTCCAGCTTGGCCGAAGCTACGTGCTGATCATCCGCAACCAAACGGCCTGGTGGCATCCGATGCATCTACACGGCCACAGCTTTCGGGTGATGACCCGCAATGGAACGGCAGCCCCTCATCGGCAATGGGCCGATACCGTTCTCGTACCGCCAAAGGAATCTGTCGAGGTCGCTTTCGTGGCAGACAATCCCGGCGACTGGATGATGCACTGCCACGTCACCGACCATCAGGTCTCGGGCATGATGACAGTGCTGCGCGTTGTATGA
- a CDS encoding DUF411 domain-containing protein produces MNRRSFCLGATLAMLVLPLPTLAEPTRATLYKNPQCSCCEGYAAYLRQHGFTVDVKPTNDLAEISSKAGVPEKFQGCHSMFVDGYVIDGHVPVNTIRKLLSEQPAIAGITLPGMPEGSPGMTGFKHGPFTIYAVTRGGAPPKIYATE; encoded by the coding sequence ATGAACCGACGAAGTTTCTGCCTTGGCGCCACACTCGCGATGCTGGTGCTGCCGCTGCCGACATTAGCTGAGCCGACCCGGGCGACGTTGTACAAGAACCCGCAATGCAGTTGCTGTGAGGGGTATGCTGCATACCTTCGGCAGCATGGCTTCACCGTCGACGTGAAGCCAACCAACGATCTCGCCGAGATCAGCAGCAAAGCCGGTGTCCCCGAAAAATTCCAGGGCTGCCACTCGATGTTCGTCGACGGCTACGTGATCGACGGACATGTCCCGGTGAACACGATCCGGAAGCTGCTGTCGGAGCAGCCGGCCATCGCCGGAATCACCCTTCCCGGCATGCCGGAGGGATCTCCAGGCATGACCGGCTTCAAACATGGGCCCTTCACGATTTACGCGGTCACCAGGGGTGGCGCGCCACCAAAGATCTACGCCACGGAATAA
- a CDS encoding TlpA family protein disulfide reductase: MHPAPKAVPAVTFEVETGASQSLAEFTGKVVVLNIWATWCVPCRLEMPALDRLQSILGSDGFAVVPVSIDRGGIEAVKKFYGEIAIKNLPIYLDVSGQAVRRLDAVGLPTTLILDRNGQEIVRVIGPAEWDAPEITEFLKSIIARKVDSIEQVAHNDDRHESTPGLLARGLRWLKALVAK, translated from the coding sequence ATGCATCCGGCACCGAAGGCGGTGCCAGCGGTCACATTCGAAGTTGAAACCGGAGCCAGTCAGAGCCTTGCCGAATTCACGGGGAAGGTTGTCGTCCTCAACATCTGGGCGACCTGGTGCGTCCCCTGCCGGCTCGAAATGCCGGCTCTCGATCGTCTGCAGTCGATCCTGGGCAGCGATGGTTTCGCGGTGGTGCCCGTTTCGATTGATCGCGGCGGAATCGAAGCGGTAAAGAAATTCTATGGTGAAATTGCGATCAAGAATCTCCCGATCTACCTCGATGTGTCTGGTCAGGCCGTCCGGCGGCTCGATGCAGTCGGACTGCCGACCACGCTGATCCTCGATCGCAACGGACAAGAGATTGTTCGCGTCATAGGGCCGGCCGAATGGGACGCGCCTGAGATAACGGAATTCCTGAAGTCGATCATCGCAAGGAAAGTCGATTCAATCGAGCAGGTTGCCCACAACGACGATCGTCACGAATCAACGCCGGGACTGCTCGCGCGCGGCCTTCGATGGCTGAAGGCACTCGTCGCCAAATGA
- a CDS encoding SCO family protein has product MEAEMQIPLVLTLAVALATVASAVSAHSLKELEGMLGDREKYFQAVDKAAPEFTLQDAEGRTTSLADFRGKVVVLNFIYASCPDICPLHADRIAEIQGLINQSPMKTQVQFISITTDPSKDTSDVLRHYGQAHRLDSANWLFLTTRSDQSEDATRNLAERFGHRFDKTPGGYQIHSIVTHVIDSQGRWRASFHGLKFEPTNLVVFVNALVNDAEKPHGHIAPGVWEKIKRLFGS; this is encoded by the coding sequence ATGGAGGCTGAAATGCAAATCCCATTGGTCCTAACTCTGGCGGTCGCTTTGGCAACGGTTGCCTCGGCTGTCTCGGCACATTCCCTGAAGGAACTCGAGGGCATGCTGGGCGATCGGGAGAAGTATTTCCAGGCCGTCGACAAAGCAGCGCCCGAATTCACCCTTCAGGATGCGGAGGGGCGGACGACCAGCCTCGCGGATTTCCGCGGCAAGGTGGTCGTCCTGAATTTCATTTACGCCAGCTGTCCTGACATATGCCCGTTGCACGCCGACCGGATCGCCGAGATCCAGGGCCTGATCAATCAGTCGCCGATGAAAACGCAGGTCCAGTTCATCAGCATCACTACGGACCCGAGCAAGGATACGTCAGACGTTCTCCGCCACTACGGCCAGGCTCACAGGCTCGATTCCGCAAACTGGCTCTTTCTGACTACCAGATCTGATCAGTCGGAGGATGCCACACGCAACCTCGCGGAGCGGTTCGGCCATCGGTTCGACAAGACGCCGGGGGGCTATCAAATCCACAGCATCGTGACGCATGTCATCGACAGCCAGGGTCGCTGGCGAGCCAGTTTCCACGGCTTGAAGTTCGAGCCAACCAATCTCGTCGTGTTCGTCAACGCCTTGGTCAATGACGCTGAGAAGCCGCATGGCCACATCGCGCCCGGCGTGTGGGAAAAGATCAAGAGGTTGTTCGGATCCTGA
- a CDS encoding ATP-binding protein encodes MAIDDSSSSSFFAPWPDRLRHSAIILLAAGLALCALVLLADLSLARAVAVFICIAAAALVPWRLHDSAGSREDVRAVSPVESAAVSAVVAGMPDPAVLLDRAGRVIHLNVAAAQLAPALRKNELAQFALRSPEIITALREAIATSEPRRANYLDQVPVDRWMELVITPVPVPTLFGGTERCMLMTFHDQTPLRRVEEMRADFVANASHELRTPLAALSGFIDTLQGPAKDDAKARERFLSIMHTQATRMARLIDDLLSLSRVELSAHVRPEACVDIVPIIRQVADGLEPLARERQVAIEIDLPDMPVAIAGDREELLRLFENLIENALKYGASGGKVIVSLSQIGSGEGAPEVRVMVRDFGPGIAPEHLPRLTERFYRVDVGDSRAQGGTGLGLSLVKHILNRHRGRLLIESVPKNGATFTACFPQAKPPTAS; translated from the coding sequence ATGGCAATAGACGATTCCAGCTCTTCCTCCTTCTTTGCACCGTGGCCGGACCGGTTGCGGCATTCGGCCATCATCCTGTTGGCTGCGGGGCTGGCGCTTTGCGCGCTGGTGCTGTTGGCCGATCTCTCGCTGGCGCGCGCCGTGGCGGTCTTCATCTGCATCGCAGCCGCGGCGCTGGTGCCGTGGCGTCTGCATGATTCCGCCGGCTCCCGCGAAGACGTCCGCGCCGTCAGTCCGGTCGAGTCCGCCGCCGTCAGCGCGGTCGTTGCCGGCATGCCGGATCCGGCCGTGCTGCTCGACCGTGCCGGCCGCGTCATTCATCTCAATGTGGCGGCGGCCCAGCTCGCGCCCGCGCTGCGCAAGAACGAACTTGCCCAGTTCGCGCTGCGGTCGCCCGAGATCATCACCGCGTTGCGCGAGGCGATCGCGACCAGCGAGCCGCGTCGCGCCAATTATCTCGACCAGGTGCCGGTTGACCGCTGGATGGAACTGGTCATCACGCCGGTGCCGGTGCCGACGCTGTTCGGCGGCACCGAAAGATGCATGCTGATGACCTTCCACGACCAGACGCCGTTGCGCAGGGTCGAGGAAATGCGCGCCGATTTCGTTGCCAATGCCAGCCACGAGCTGCGCACGCCGCTCGCCGCCCTATCAGGCTTCATCGATACGCTGCAGGGCCCGGCCAAGGACGACGCCAAGGCGCGCGAGCGCTTTCTCTCGATCATGCATACGCAGGCGACCCGGATGGCGCGGCTGATCGACGATTTGCTGTCGCTGTCGCGGGTCGAACTGTCGGCGCATGTGCGCCCCGAAGCCTGCGTCGATATCGTGCCGATCATCCGCCAGGTCGCCGACGGGCTGGAGCCGCTGGCAAGGGAGCGCCAGGTCGCGATCGAGATCGACCTGCCGGACATGCCGGTCGCGATTGCAGGCGATCGCGAGGAACTGTTGCGGCTGTTCGAGAACCTGATCGAGAACGCGCTCAAATATGGCGCGTCCGGCGGGAAGGTAATCGTCTCGCTGAGCCAGATCGGTTCGGGTGAGGGCGCGCCGGAAGTCCGCGTCATGGTCCGCGATTTCGGCCCCGGCATTGCGCCAGAACACCTGCCGCGGCTGACCGAGCGCTTCTACCGGGTCGACGTCGGCGATAGCCGCGCGCAGGGTGGAACCGGGCTCGGCTTATCCTTGGTGAAACATATTCTTAACCGCCATCGCGGCCGGCTGTTGATCGAAAGCGTGCCGAAAAACGGTGCCACCTTCACCGCCTGTTTTCCCCAGGCCAAGCCCCCGACGGCAAGTTAA